The region CGTCAAGGCGGTCGTTGACCTGTCCCAGATGACGGCGGTCTACCACGACGTGCGGCGCGGGGCCTTCGCCGTGGAGCCCGGCGCCCTCGTCGGCGAGGTGGCCGAGACCCTCTTCAAGGGCTGGGGCGTGATGATCCCCTTCACCGGCTGCGCGACCGTCGGCGTCGGCGGGCACATCCCCGGCGGCGGCTACGGCTTCTTCTCCCGCAAGCACGGGCTCAGCGTCGACCACCTGAACGCGGTCGAGGTCGTCACCGTCGACGCCTCGGGCAGGCCCCGCCTCATCGTCGCCACCGACAGCCCGTCCGACCCCGACCGCGACCTGTTCTGGGCGCACACCGGCGGCGGCGCGGGCAACTTCGGCATCGTCACCCGCTACTGGTTCAGGACGCCGGGCGTGACGTCCGCCGACCCCGCCAGGCTCCTGCCCCGGACCGGCAACCAGCGGGCCCGCCTGCTCATGTGGTCGTGGGACGCGATGACCGAGCAGGCCTTCACCACCCTGGTCGGTAACTACTGCACCTGGTACCAGAACAACAGCGCGCCGGGCAGCCCGGCGGTGAACCTGTGGGGCACGCTCACCACCAACCACCGCTCGGCCGGGACGATGATGCTGCTGGCCGGCGTGGACGAGTCGGTGCCGAACGGCCAGGCGATGCTCGACGCCCACTTCGCCGCCGTCACCTCCGGCGTCGGCGTCGAACCGATGGTCGACGTCCAGGAGACCACCGCCTGGCTCGACCCCCGCAACTGGGTCAGCGACCCCGCCGGACGCCAGAAGAACAAGACCGCCGACCTGCGCCGCAGCTACACGCCCGCGCAGATCGCGACGCTCTGGCGGCACCTCAGCGACGACTCCTACTACAACCCCAACGCCCTGGTGAACATCACCGGCTTCGGCGGGCGGATCAACAGCGTGGCGCCCGGCGCGACCGCCGCCGTCCACCGTGACTCCGTCCTGCGGGTCTACTTCACCGCCGGCGGCTGGAGCAGCGCGTACGAGGACGAGACCAACATGGCGTGGGTCCGGAACCTCTACCGGGAGCTCTACCAGGACACCGGCGGGGTGCCGGTGCCGAACGCCGTCAACGCCGGGGCGTTCGTCAACTACCCCGACAGGGACCTCGCCGACCCGGCGTGGAACACCTCCGGCACTCCCTGGCACGCGCTCTACTACCGCGACAACTACCCCAGACTGCAGCGGATCAAGAAGCGGTACGACCCGCGCAACGTCTTCCGGCACGGCCTGTCCATCGGCCTGCCCTCCTAGCACGAAGCACACCCCCCGCGCCCGCGGCGCGAATCCGGAGCCGGAGGATCTCCATGCTCACTCATCCGTCAACCCGGACCGTCTCCGACGGAATCAGGGGCAAGAGCCTGATCGCCCTGTCCGTCGTGGTGGCCTTCTGGGCGCTCATCATGGTCGACGAGATGGTGATCAGCATCTCGCTGGCCGGGATCGGTCAGGCGCTCCAGATGTCCCAGGCCGAGCTCTCCTGGGTCGTCAACGCCTACCTTCTCCCGTACGGCGGCCTGCTGCTGCTCGGCGGCAGAGCCGGTGACATCCTCGGCAAGCGCCGGGTGTTCGTCGCGGGCGTCGCCTTCTACACCGCGGGCTGCCTGGCCCGCGCGCTCGCTCCGGACGCCTGGCTGGTCATCGCGGCCCGGGGAGCCCAGGGCGTCGGCGCGGCGCTCGCCACGCCGTGCGTGCTGGCTCTGATCGTCAGCATGTTCGAGGAGGGCCCGCTGCGCCGCCGGGCGATCAGCGCGTACACGGTCGCGGGCGGCGCGGGCGCGGCCGTCGGGCTGATGCTGGTGGGGCTGCTCGGCACGATCAGTTCCTGGCGCGTGGTGCTGCTGCCCAGCGCGGTCTTCGGCCTCGTCCTGCTGGTGCTGGGCCCGATGGTGATCGCCGAGACACCGCGCCGTCCCGGGCGGTTCGACCTCGCGGGCGCGCTGAGCGCCACCCTGGGCATCGTCGCGATCGTCTACGGGCTCACCACCTCGCAGGGCGGCGACTGGCTCAACGGCTGGGTGATCGGCTCCGTCGTCGCCGGCCTGGTGCTCCTCGCGCTGTTCGTGCTGATCAGCAGGCGGGCCAGGCAGCCGCTGCTCGACCTGAGGCTGTTCACCGACCGGAGCCGCGTCGGGGCCTACCTGGTGCTGATGATCACGCCGGGCGCGCAGATCGGCCTGTTCTTCTACCTCAGCCAGTATTTCCAGATCGTCCTCGGCTACAGCACCCTGACCACCGCGTTCGCCTTCCTGGCCGTCTCCGTCGGCATGACCGGCGCGGCGAGCCTCGCCGTCCGCCTCGAACCCAGGATCGGCGGGCGGATGGTCGCGCTGATCGGCGCGGTGCTGCTGCTGATCTCCAACGCCTGGCTGCTGCGGATGGACATCGGCGACGGCTACTGGACCGGTGTGCTGCCCTCGCTGGTGCTCGTGGGGGCCGGCGTCGCCATGGCGATCATCCCCGCGTTCAGCCGCGCCACCTCGGGCGTCGAGAGCGAGGACGCCGGTGCGGCCTCCAGCGTGGTGAGCATGGTGCAGAACGTCGGGTCGTCCCTCGCTCTCGCCGTGATCGTGGTCATCGCCACCGCGGCGAGCACCCGCGCGACCGAGCACCCGCCGGCCGGCCTCTCCAAGGAGGCCCTCGACGGGTACGTGTTCAGCCAGGGCATGCAGGCGACCTTCCTGACAGGCGCGGGCTTCGCCGTGGCGGCGCTGCTCGCCGCCCTGATCATCGGCAGGTCCCGGACCTCCTGAGAGCCCGCGATGAGCTACCGCCAGCCGCTTGAGGAGACCAGGCTCCTGGAGTCGTTCGCGAACACGATCGACGTCGAACGCGGCGCCGATCTCCTGGAGAGCGTGGAGGGCATGCGCGCCTGGCTGACCGCGCAGGGGCTGCCCGCCAACGTCACACCGCACGACCTGGCCCGCGCCCGCACCCTGCGGCAGGGCCTGCGGGCCCGGCTGCTCGCCGACGGCGAGCCGCCGGACCGCCGGTCGACGGCCGCGGCGAACGCCGTCCTGGACGGTCTCGCGCTCCGCTCCGACGACCCGCTCGCCGCCATCGCCCGCGCCTGGCTCGCCACCACCGCGGGCGGTGAGTGGCCGCGCCTGAAGCGCTGTCCCGACCGGCGGTGCGGCTGGGTCTTCTGGGACGGCTCCCGCGACGGCACCCGCACCCGCTGCTCCCGCCCGCCCATGCTTATCGAACACGCTTATAGGACTACAGTTATATAAACTGTAGTCCTATAAGCGGGGGGCGCACGTGGACAAGCCGGCCGAGATGTTCGACCGTGACTACGAGTGGTCGGCGCTGCGGCGGTTCATCACCGATGAACAGCCCGGCGCCACACTCGGCGTGGTCTCCGGTCGGCGCCGCCAGGGCAAGACCTTCCTGCTGGACGCCGCCTGCCGTGCCGCGGGCGGCTTCTACTTCGCCGCGACCGAGGCGGCGAACGCCGAGTCCCTGCGCCGGTTGAGCGCCGCGCTCACCGCCCATGTCCGGCCCGCCGTCCCCTATCACTTCGCCGGCTGGTCGGAGGCCCTGGACGCGCTGCTCGACCTCGGCGCCGAGCGGCCGACCCCGGTCGTCATCGACGAGTTCCCCTACCTCGCGCGGGCCAACCCGGAGCTGCCGTCCCTTCTCCAGGAGGCGTTCCGGCCCATGCGGGACCAGCGAACCCGGTCACGCACCCGGTTGCTGCTGTGCGGCTCGGCCCTCTCCTTCATGGGCCGGCTGCTGTCCGGCAACGCCCCGCTGCGCGGGCGTGCGGGGCTGGAGATGCTGGTCCGCCCCCTGGACCACCGTCTGGCCGCCGAGTTCTGGGAGATCTCCGATCCCGCGCTGGCCCTGAAGGTCAACGCGGTCGTCGGCGGCACCCCCGCCTATCGTCGTGAGTTCGCGCGGGGTGACACGCCGTCGGGACCGGAGGACTTCGACGACTGGGTGATCCGTACGGTGCTCAACCCCGAGACGCCTCTCTTCCGCGAGGCCCGCTATCTCCTCGCCGAGGAGCCTGACCTGCGCGACAGCGCCCTGTACCTGTCCGTCCTGGCGGCCGTCGCCGACGGCAACGCGACGCGCGGGGGAGTGGCCGGCTATCTGGAGCGCAAGGCGACGGACATCGCGCATCCGATCAATGTCCTGGAGGACGCCGGCCTGCTGCACCGCGACGCGGACGCCTTCCGGGACAACCGCGCCACCTACCGCATCTCCGAGCCGTTGATCCGCTTCTACCACGCCATCATGCGCCCGGTCTGGGACCAGCTGGAGCGGCCCGGCAGCGCCGGACGGGTGTGGCAGGCCAGCCGGCGCCGCTTCGTCAGCAACGTCCTGGGCCCCCACTTCGAGCAGACCTGCCGCGACTGGGCGCTGCACCACGCCGATCCCGACCTGTTCGGCGGCCTGCCCGCCCGCGTCGGTCACGGGGTGGTCTACGACCCGAAGGCCAGGACCGGCCACGAGGTCGACGTGGCCGTGGTCGGCATCGCCGACGGCGGCAAACCGCCGCTCCTGGCCTTCGGCGAAGCCAAATGGAACGACACGCTGGGAATCGCCCACATCGAACGACTCCAGCACATCCGCGACCTGATCGCCGCGTCCGGCCGTTACGACACGACGCGTACCCGTCTCGTCTGCTTCAGCGGCAGCGGATTCAACGAAAAGGCGGTGGCCCAGGCGAGCGCCTCACCTGATGTGCACCTGATCGACCTGCCGGCCCTGTACGGCCGGAGCTGACACGGGTCGGCCCGGCGTGACCGGGTCTGGGCGCGCCCGCCCGCCGCGCAGGCGGCCGACCTGGGCGAGTTCGCCGGATGGGCGGACGCCGAGCGCCTGGTGCTCAACCTCCACCGTGCCTACGCCGAGGCCGAAGGCGGCGAGGTGGATCTCCTCGCCGCCTTGGGCGACGCCGTGACCTGGCACGGCGGGCCGCTGCCGACCTCAGTCCGAGGCCGGCGTCACGACCAGCCCTGCAGTCCGGCTCCGTATGGATAGAGGGGGTTGCCGTAGGTGGTGGGGACGGTCTGGCCCGCGTCGATGCGGGCCCGGATCTCCGACCGCTGGGCGGCGGTCGCGCCCAGGTCGTAGGGGAGGTTCCAGTCCTCGACGGCGTCGGCGAGCACGTCGCCGCCGCCCGGCTTGAGGATCTGGTCGAGGCCGCGTGGGAGCTGCCACGGCAGGCGTCCGCGCGGCGTGTAGTCGCCGAACAGGAGGCCGGCCGTGGCCGGGCCGACCTCCTCACCGCCCCGGTACGTCACCACGATGGCGTCGGCCAGGCCGTTCCACTCGCTGATGACGATGGGCCGGGGGAGGGTCAGCACGACGACCACTGGAATGCCCTGGTTCTTGAAGTTCTGGATGACGGCCAGCTGGTCGGCGGGCAGCTGGGGTTGCTCCTTCACCCAGGCGGTGGCGTGCGTGTAGGTCGGCTCGCCGACCGCCACGATCGCGAGCTTGGGCGAAGGCCCGGTGTCCTGGTAGACGTTGACGCCCGCGGTGGCCGCCCGCGCCTTCACCGCGTCCAGCAACGTCTGCGAGCCGTACTCCTGGTGGAAGAAGCTCGTCCAGATGCAGCAGGCCGATCCGTCGGTGGCCCGCGGACCGGCCACCACGACGTTGTCGCCCGCCTTGAGCTTCAGCGGCAGCACGCCGTTGTTCTTGAGCAGCGTGATGGACTCCCGGGCGGCCTGGTTGGCGAGCGCGACGTACGACGGCTGGTGGAAGCGGTAGGGACCGTTCACCGGGTCGCCGTACGGGTGCTCGAACACGCCGAGCGTGAACTTCAGGCGCAGGATCCGGGTCACCGCGTCGTTGATCCGCGCGATCGGGACGTTAGCGAGGAAGGTCGCCATCGTGAACCCGGTGGCTCCGGGGTCGGCCCCGCCCATCACGTCGGAGCCGGCGTTCGCGGCCTTGACCCAGACCGAGGACGGCAACCAGTCGGTGGTGATGAGACCGGTGTAGCCGAGGGTGTTCCGCAGGTAGTCGAGGATCGGTTTGCTGTCGCCCGCGCCCGAGCCGCCCGGGTCGAGGTAGGAGCTTCCGGCGTACCCCGGCATGATGTTCACCGCGCCGGCCTCCATCGCGGCCCTGAACGGGATCATGTGGTACTTGATCGTCACCGCGTCGTAGGTGATCCCGGCCTCGCCGCCCGCGCCCTCGCCCGGCCAGTGCTTGACGGTCGCCAGCACGGAGGCGGGGTTGAGCTCGGGGCCGCCCTGGAGCCCGGCCACCAGCGCGCGGACCTGGGCGGCCGCGACGTCGGCGTTCTCGCCGTTGCCCTCCTGGATGCGGGGGTAGAGGACCTTGGTGCCGACCTCGGCGAGCGGGCCGAGCACGCCGCGCGCCCCGACCTCGAGCTCCTCGCGGCGCTGCGTGTCGCCGAGCTTGTAGTCGAGCGTGTAGTCCTTGCCCGCCGCGAGCGCGCTCTGCAGGGGATAGGTGGTCTGGTATCCGGCGATGGTGTCGCCCGCCGAGACGGGCGGGATGCCAAGCCGGGTTCCTGACGCGCTCAGCAGGACGGCGTGCAGGTCGTTCGGCAACGCCGGGCCGAAGTGCCAGCCCGAGAGCGGGTAGGTCTGGGCGTTGTAGAACATCTGGTACGCCTTCTCCTCGGGGGTCATCCTGCCGAGAAGGTCGTTGACTCTGGTTTCGACGGGCAGTCGCCAGTTCTCGTACGGCTCGATCGTGCCGTTCTTGTTGAGGTCGCGGGCGCCGTTGACGATCGGGACGCCGTCGGCGACCTGCTCGATGTCGGGCAGGTAGAGGCTGAACGTGCGGATGTTCGACGTCGTCCTGGCGCCCGACCCGCTCACCGCGACGACGAACCACTTGTACGTCCACCGGTCGGGGATGTCCCAGGTGGGCGTGTAGCTCGTGCCGGTCGGCTCGGCGACCTTGGTGTAGAGGTCGATCAGGTTGCCCGAGGCGGTGAAGTCGTAGTCGGTGCGGCTGACGTTCAGCCAGACCTCGTAGCGCACCGCGCCGGAGACGGCCGCCCAGGAGAGCGCGGGCCGCCGGGTGTCGGTGATCATGGCCTTGTCGGCGGGGGCGGACAGCGCGAACTGGCCGGTGGTCGCCGGGGCCCTGGTCGGCGGGGACAGCAGGGGAGCGGTCGTGGCCGCCGTGTCCACGGTGCCGAAGACCTGGAACTCCCACAGCGAGTAGCCGTAGCCCGTCGCGCGGGCCGTGCCGACGAAGCGGACGTAGCGGCCGTCGCCGGTGACGTTCAGGTTCTCGACGCCGCCCCTGCCGCCGGTCGTGGTGTAGATCGGCGTCCACGACGTGCCGTTGGCGGACACCTCGATCCGGTAACCCGTGGCGTACGCGGACTCCCAGTTGAGCGTGACACCGGTGACGTGCCCGGCGCCGCCGAGGTCAACCCGCAGCCACTGGTCGTCGGAGTACTGGCTCGACCAGCGGGTCGTCGTCCGCCCGTCGAGCGCCGCCGCCGGGGCGTTGCCGCCCTCCCAGGACGAGGCCGTCACCTGCTTGTACGCCGAGATCGGCGTCCCGCTCGGCGGCGGGTCGGTGGTGCCGCCGCCGCTGGTGTGGACGGCGAACTCCCACAGCGAGTAGCCCCAGCCGGTGGCGCGGGCGGTGCCGTAGAGGCGGACGTACCGGCCCGAGCCGGTGACGTCGAGGGTCTGCGTGCCGCCGGTGCCGGTGGTCGTGGAGTAGGCGTCGGTCCAGGTGGAGGCGTTGTCGGACACCTGGACCTTGAAGGCCGTGGCGTAGGCCGCCTCCCACGTCAGGACGACCTTGCAGATCGTCTTGGCCGAGCCGAGGTCCACCTGGAGCCACTGCGGGTCGGCGGCGGCGCTCGACCAGCGGGTGCCGGGGTCGCCGTCCACCGCCGCGGACGCGGGCGTCCCGGCGTTCTCGGTGGACGAAGCGGTCGCGGGCCGGTTCAGCGCGCTGTTGGGGCCGGTGCAGCCCGAGGACGTGCCGGCGGTGCCGTAGACCTGGAACTCCCACAGGGAGTAGCCGTAGCCGGTGGCGCGGGCGGTGCCGTACACGCGGACGTAGCGGCCCGAGCCGGTGACGTTGAGGGTCTGCGTGCCGCCGGTGCCGGTGGTGGTGGAGTAGAGGTCGGTCCAGGTGGTGGCGTCGGCCGACACCTGGATCTTGAACGAGGTGGCGTAGGCGGCCTCCCAGTTGAGGGTGACCTGGCTCAGCGTCGCCGCCCCGCCGAGGTCGACCTGGAGCCACTGGGGGTCGCCGAACGCGCTGGACCACCGGGTGCCGGTGTCGCCGTCCACCGCCGCCGAGGCGGGAGTGCCGCCGTTCTCGGTGGATGAGGCCGTCGCGGTCTTGCCCTGCGACAGCAGGACGGGCGCGGCGTGCGCGGGCCCGGCGACGACGCTCGCGAGCAGCGCCAGCGCCACCGCCAGGACGAGAGGGAGCCCGCGCCGGAGCGAAAGGGTGTGCTTCATGGCGTCTCCTGCCTGCGCTACCAGCCGACCGCGACCAGCAGCCACTGCGGGTCGCCGTGCGAGATGAACGAGGACCGGCCCGCGTAGTCGTCGTAGGGGAAGCCGTAGGCGAGCTTGCCGATGGCGTGGTCGTGCCAGAACTTCGCGTAGTAGTTCGCCGGGGCGGCCTTGTAGTAGTTCGCCGCGTCCGACTGCTGGGCGTCGGACAGCCCGGCGACGTGCCGGTTCAGCGCGGCGCACATCTTCGGGGCCTCGGCGAGCGGTCCGGCGCACCCGGTGACCTGCGAGGTCGTCGCCGTCACGCCCTGCTGGGCGGCGTAGCCGGTGAAGTAGTTCGCGTACGCCCCGCCGGGCTGGAAGATCGACGCGCTGCCCGGGGCCGGGATGCGGTACGGCGCCTGCACCTGGGCCAGTTGCTTGAACTCCGCAGGCACCTCGTCGATGAACCGCTGGAAGGTCGCCGCGCGGGACTCGGCGAAGGTGGCGTAGTCCTCGCCGACCGCCACGTCATAGCCGTCGCGGGCGTGCAGGCGCATCGCGAGCTTCAGGCCGAACGCGTCGACCCGGGTCGTGTTGCCGTTGAACACCGAAGGACCGACGGTGAACTCGATGAAGTCGTAGTACTGGCTGTTGGGGGAGCCGAGGTAGAAGTACATCCGGCCCGCCGTGTTGGCCGGCATGTCGAAGTAGGGCTGCTCGGCGATCGAGTGGACCTGGCCGTTGTAGCTCCAGTAGACCTGCGAGTCGGGATACTGGCCGTTGGTCCTGTTGAGGATCTTGACCATGACGACGTTCCTGGCCGCCGGGATGTTCGCGGTGTCGCCCCAGAAGGCGTCGGGCGGCGGGGTAGTCGGGTCGGTCGAGCCGTCCGTGGTGTTCACGGTGAAGCTCCACAGCGAGTAGCCGTACGCGGTGGCGCGGGCGGTGCCGTACACGCGGACGTAGCGGCCCGAGCCGGTGACGTTGAGGGTCTGCGTGCCGCCGGTGCCGGTGGTCGTGGAGTAGACGTCGGTCCAGGTGGAGGCGTTGCCGGACACCTGGACCTTGAAGGCCGTGGCGTAGGCCGCCTCCCACGTCAGGACGACCTTGCAGATCGTCTTGACGGAGCCGAGGTCCACCTGGAGCCACTGCGGGTCGCCGAACGCGCTGGACCAGCGGGTCGCGCTGTTGCCGTCCACGGCCGCCGACGCGGGCGTCGCGGCGTTCTCGGCGGAGGAGGCGGTCGCGGGCCTGCCCTGGGCGGCGTCGGCCGTGCCGCAGGCGGTGCCGGTCGTCGTGCCGTAGACCTGGAACTCCCACAGGGAGTAGCCGTACGCGGTGGCGCGGGCGGTGCCGTACACGCGGACGTACCGGCCCGAGCCGGTCACATTGAGGTTCTGTACGCCGCCGGTGCCGGTGGTGGTGGAGTAGAGGTCGGTCCAGGTGGTGGAGTCGGCCGACACCTGGATCTTGAACGAGGTGGCGTAGGCGGCCTCCCAGTTGAGGGTGACCTGGCTCAGCGTCGCCGCCCCGCCGAGGTCCACCTGGAGCCACTGCGGGTCGCCGAACGCGCTGGACCACCGGGTGCCGGTGTTCCCGTCGACGGCGGCCGACGCCGGTGTGCCGGCGTTCTCGGTGGACGAGGCCGTCGCGGGTTTGCCCTGCGACAGCAGCGCGGGCGCGGCCGTGGCCGGCGCGGACACGGCCGTCGCTGCGACGACGCAGGCCACGACCAGGACCAGCGCGCTGAGCACGGCCGTCAGAGCGCGGCGCGTGCGATGGATCGTCGAACGCTTTCGCATGATGGCGATCTCTCTTCGGGGGGTGAACGGAGACGAGCCCTGACCAGAGAGTGATCGCCTTCGAGACTTAGGTCAATACTTGAATTTAGTGTGCAATGGAATGATCTTGACTCCCGCGGAAAGCGGCGGGTCAACCACCGGGTCGTACGAGGCCGCTCGTGCAATGAGGGGCGGGGCCGTCCGGCTGGTCGGCCGGCCGGCCCCGGGTTGTGTTAAGGCCGTGTCCTCGTCGTGTGGATCGTGGTCACGGCCGGGCGGTCAGCGAAGCTGACCGCGGTGTGAGCAGCTCAGCGGCAGGCGGCCGCGTTGTAGGCCGCGTCGTAGGACGTGGTGACCTGCTTGCCGCCGATCGTCGCGGTGCCCTTGACGGTCACCGTGCCGGCGTCGATCTGGGCGGCCCGGGTGTTGAAGGACTGGTAGGCCTGCTTGCCCGGGGCCACGTCGGCCACGGTCTTGGCACCGTACGGAGTGGTCAGCTCCACGGTCGCCGGCACGTCACCGTTGTTGACGGCCGTGACCGCCAGGTACGCCGAGGTGCCCATGCAGCGGGACGACGCCGTCACGGTCAGCTTGACCTTGGCGTCCTTCGAGCCGCGGACGAGCGTGAAGTCGTCCACGTCGAAGTCGGCCCCGGTGAACACCAGGTAGAGCTTCACGCTCCCGCTGGGGACGTTCGTGAGCTCCGTGGAGACGTCCGCGTACGACTCCCACCCGCCGGTGTTCGGCACGGTGACGCTGCCGAGCACGGGGCCGGTCGGGGAACCGGTCCGGATCTCGAAGCCGCCGCTCGGGTTGGGCGAGGCCACCCGGGCCGTGAACCGGGTGACGCCGGTGAGGTCCACGCCGTCGTACGCCGCCCAGTCGCCGGGGTTGACGTAGCCGAGCACGGTGCCGCCGTGCGCGGGGGCGTGGGGGTAGGTGTCGACGCCGTTCGCCTCGGTCCAGCTCTCGGCCTGGATGGTGACGTCGCCCTCCGCCGGGCCGAGCTCCTTGATGCGGATGTTCCTGAACGCCACCTCGTCGCCGTCGCCGTGGTTCTGGATGCCCACGTAGCCCTGCTGGAGGGACCGCTTGGGATCGGTGTTGACGAAGTCGTTGATCTTCACGCCGTTCAGGAAGATCTGCAGGCGCTCGCCCTCCACGCGGATCTCGTAGGTGTTCCACTGGCCCGGCGGGTTGAGCGCGGCGTCCCTGGCCTTGAGGTCCGCCGACTGGAATCCGTAGACCGATCCGGTGGTCTTCTCCGGGGCGTCCGTGGCGTCGATCTGGATCTCGTAGCCGTTGTCGACGGCCGACCACGGGTCGTCGGAGGCGGGGAAGCCGACGAACACGCCCGAGTTGTCGTCGCCGCGCATCTTCCAGTCGAGCTTGAGCGAGTAGGAGTGGAACTCCTTCGCCTTGTACCAGTACAGCCCCAAACCGCCCTGCGAGGTCAGGGTGCCGTCGGCGTTCGTGAAGCTACCGGGCCCGGCCTGCTGCCAGCCGGTGGTGCTGCCGTCGTAGAGCGTCGTGTAGCCGGTCTCGGGACGGCAGTCGGCCTTGAGGTCGCCCATGGCGTACCTAATGCCGCCGAGCAGGTGCTGCCGGAACTCCGGCTCGGCGAAGGATTCCGCCGTGTGCCCGCCGCCCGTGTAGAACGAACGGCCGCCCTGATACTCCTTGCACCAGGCGATCGGGTGGTCCTCGCCCATCTTGCCGCCGGAGTAGGACTTCTCGTCCAGCGTGGCCAGCACGTGCGCGGTGGTGCGGGCGTTGGAGCGGTAGTCGTACCACTCGTCGGTGCGGGTCCACTGCGAGCCGAGGTGGGCGGTCGCCGGGTGGGCCCGGTCCTCCACCTTCACGGTCGCCTTCTGGACCGCGGGGTGCGAGGCGAACCACGCCCCGACCAGGCCGCCGTAGAACGGCCAGTCATACTCGGTGTCCGCCGCCGCGTGGATGCCCACGTAGCCGCCGCCCGCCTTGACGTACGACTCGAAGGCCGCTTGCTGGGCGTCGTCCAGCACGTCGCCCGTGGTGCTGAGGAACACCACGGCCTTGTACTTGGCCAGGTTCTGGGCGGTGAAGACGGCGGGGTCCTCGGTCGCGGTGATCTTGAAGCCCAGATCCTTGATCGCCTGGATGCCCGCCGGGATCGAGTCGTGCCGGAAGCCGGCCGTACGCGAGAAGACCAGGACCTCGCCCTCGGCGCCGCCGCCCGGGCCCGTCGAGGTCGTCCACTTCTGCGCGTCGCTACCGTCACACGTCTTGATGACCATCTGCCCGGTGGCCGAGCCGTCGAGGCACTTACCGGACTGCGGATTCTTGATCGTGCCGTCCGTCCCGACGGTCCAGACCTGCGCGCCGACATTGGCGACACAGTCCCAGATCTGCACCCGTGTGCCGTCGGCGGTGCCGCCGCCGGACACGTCGAGGCACTTGCCGAGCGAGCGGAGCGTGGAGCCGTCGACGCTCCACACCTGAGCCCCGGTGCCGTTGCACTGGTAGAGCTGCACGTTGGTGCCGTTGGCCGGGTTGGCGCCCGCGACGTCGAGGCACAGGCCGCCGGCGTTGACGACCGGTCCCGGGCTTCCGCCCGCGGGCGGCTCGGCCGTCAGCGTGAAGTCGTCCACGTCGAACAGCGCGCCGTCGTTGCCCTTGAAGAGCAGGAAGAGCTCGGTCGTCCCCGCCGGGGCGTTCGACAGCGGCGCGGAGACGTCGGTGAACGTCTCCCAGCCTCCGGTGACGGGCACGCTCACCTTGCCCAGCAGGGTGCCGGTCGGCGATCCCGTGCGGACCTCGATGGTGCCGCCCTTCCCGCCGGAGGAGACGCGGGCGGCGATCCCCTTGGCCGTGCTCAGCTCGTAGGGCTTGAAGGAGATCCAGTCGCCGTTGTCGATGTCGCCCACGGTCTTGCCGCCGTGCGCCTGCGACTTGCTGATCGGGTTCACGCCGGAGGAGGCCCCGTAGTGCTCGGCCTGGCGGTGCCGCGGCTGCAGGATGTGCTGGGTGTGGGTGGTCAGCCCGCCCTTGTCGGTGTATTCGGCGTCGAACACGGCGAAGATGTTCGCCGCGTCGTCGTGCTCGCCGTCGACCGGGATGGTCAGCTCGCCGGAGCAGCCGCTCTTCGAGCTGATCTGGTGGCCGTGGCTGTCGTGGCCCAGGACGTAGGTCATCTTGACCTTCGCGCAGTCGACGTCGCCGTCCTCAGGGTCGGTGACCTTGATCGTGAAGGGGACCGAGTCGCCCCACTGGAACAGGCTGCCCGCCGTGGGCGTCTCGATGGTCACGGTCGGCGCGGTGTTGCCCGCCGTGACGACCACGCTGGCGCTGCCGCTGTTGCCCGCGGGGTCGCGCACCGTGAGCGTCGCGGTGTACGTGCCGTCCTTGTCGTACGTCTTGACCGGATTCGCCTCGGCGGAGGTGGTGCCGTCGCCGAAGTCCCAGGAGTACGTGAGCGTCGCGCCCTCGGGGTCGGCGGAGCCGGCCGAGGAGAACGTGACCGTGAGAGGCGTCCTGCCCGAGGTCTTGTCGGCCTTGGCCACTGCGATCGGGGAACGGTCACGGCCCTTGATGTACTCGAAGCGATACAGCGCCGAGTTGGCGTCGCCGTTGAAGTAGCCGGTGCCGTAGTCGAGCACGTACAGCGCGCCGTCCGGGCCGAACGCCAGGTCCATCACCTGCGTGCCGGTCCACGGGAAGTCGGTGATGTCACCGCGCGTCCCGTCGGCCCGCACGTCGATCGCCTTGATCCACCTGCGGCCGAA is a window of Microbispora sp. NBC_01189 DNA encoding:
- a CDS encoding discoidin domain-containing protein, which encodes MRKRSTIHRTRRALTAVLSALVLVVACVVAATAVSAPATAAPALLSQGKPATASSTENAGTPASAAVDGNTGTRWSSAFGDPQWLQVDLGGAATLSQVTLNWEAAYATSFKIQVSADSTTWTDLYSTTTGTGGVQNLNVTGSGRYVRVYGTARATAYGYSLWEFQVYGTTTGTACGTADAAQGRPATASSAENAATPASAAVDGNSATRWSSAFGDPQWLQVDLGSVKTICKVVLTWEAAYATAFKVQVSGNASTWTDVYSTTTGTGGTQTLNVTGSGRYVRVYGTARATAYGYSLWSFTVNTTDGSTDPTTPPPDAFWGDTANIPAARNVVMVKILNRTNGQYPDSQVYWSYNGQVHSIAEQPYFDMPANTAGRMYFYLGSPNSQYYDFIEFTVGPSVFNGNTTRVDAFGLKLAMRLHARDGYDVAVGEDYATFAESRAATFQRFIDEVPAEFKQLAQVQAPYRIPAPGSASIFQPGGAYANYFTGYAAQQGVTATTSQVTGCAGPLAEAPKMCAALNRHVAGLSDAQQSDAANYYKAAPANYYAKFWHDHAIGKLAYGFPYDDYAGRSSFISHGDPQWLLVAVGW
- a CDS encoding discoidin domain-containing protein, whose amino-acid sequence is MKHTLSLRRGLPLVLAVALALLASVVAGPAHAAPVLLSQGKTATASSTENGGTPASAAVDGDTGTRWSSAFGDPQWLQVDLGGAATLSQVTLNWEAAYATSFKIQVSADATTWTDLYSTTTGTGGTQTLNVTGSGRYVRVYGTARATGYGYSLWEFQVYGTAGTSSGCTGPNSALNRPATASSTENAGTPASAAVDGDPGTRWSSAAADPQWLQVDLGSAKTICKVVLTWEAAYATAFKVQVSDNASTWTDAYSTTTGTGGTQTLDVTGSGRYVRLYGTARATGWGYSLWEFAVHTSGGGTTDPPPSGTPISAYKQVTASSWEGGNAPAAALDGRTTTRWSSQYSDDQWLRVDLGGAGHVTGVTLNWESAYATGYRIEVSANGTSWTPIYTTTGGRGGVENLNVTGDGRYVRFVGTARATGYGYSLWEFQVFGTVDTAATTAPLLSPPTRAPATTGQFALSAPADKAMITDTRRPALSWAAVSGAVRYEVWLNVSRTDYDFTASGNLIDLYTKVAEPTGTSYTPTWDIPDRWTYKWFVVAVSGSGARTTSNIRTFSLYLPDIEQVADGVPIVNGARDLNKNGTIEPYENWRLPVETRVNDLLGRMTPEEKAYQMFYNAQTYPLSGWHFGPALPNDLHAVLLSASGTRLGIPPVSAGDTIAGYQTTYPLQSALAAGKDYTLDYKLGDTQRREELEVGARGVLGPLAEVGTKVLYPRIQEGNGENADVAAAQVRALVAGLQGGPELNPASVLATVKHWPGEGAGGEAGITYDAVTIKYHMIPFRAAMEAGAVNIMPGYAGSSYLDPGGSGAGDSKPILDYLRNTLGYTGLITTDWLPSSVWVKAANAGSDVMGGADPGATGFTMATFLANVPIARINDAVTRILRLKFTLGVFEHPYGDPVNGPYRFHQPSYVALANQAARESITLLKNNGVLPLKLKAGDNVVVAGPRATDGSACCIWTSFFHQEYGSQTLLDAVKARAATAGVNVYQDTGPSPKLAIVAVGEPTYTHATAWVKEQPQLPADQLAVIQNFKNQGIPVVVVLTLPRPIVISEWNGLADAIVVTYRGGEEVGPATAGLLFGDYTPRGRLPWQLPRGLDQILKPGGGDVLADAVEDWNLPYDLGATAAQRSEIRARIDAGQTVPTTYGNPLYPYGAGLQGWS